TTCGCAGGCATAACCTACCTCCTCCCTCCACGTTCGATCTCGATCGTTTCCCTCTTTTCCCTTACGTCACGATGTACGGGATCCTTGTTCGGGAGAGAAGTGTGATTATCCTTCGATGACCGCCAGGATGTCGGACTCGCGCAGGACCAGAACCTTGTTGTCGCCGTCCAGCTTCACCTCGGTGCCCGCGTACTTGGCGAACAGCACTCGATCGCCCAGCTTGACATCCATGGGGATCCGATTGCCGTTCTCATCCCGAGCACCCGGCCCCACGGCGATCACCTTACCCTGCTGCGGCTTCTCCTTGGCCGTCTCCGGCAAGATGATGCCGCTGGCCGTGCGCTCCTCCTCCTCGATCGGCTCGACGACGACTCGGTCACCCAGTGGGCGTAGCTTGACATCTGCCATAGGTTCCTCCTCACTTTCCTCTTGTGATGACATCAAGTACCGGATGCCCCTCCCTTACCTTCCTATCCCTGGGCAAGCATCCGGCACCTGAAGCACGACATCGAAGTCAAGGAACGCCTTACTTCACGTTGACCTTAATCGTCTTGGGCCGAACCGCCTCCGCCTTCGGT
This DNA window, taken from Chloroflexota bacterium, encodes the following:
- a CDS encoding co-chaperone GroES, translating into MADVKLRPLGDRVVVEPIEEEERTASGIILPETAKEKPQQGKVIAVGPGARDENGNRIPMDVKLGDRVLFAKYAGTEVKLDGDNKVLVLRESDILAVIEG